AAACGCAAACACCAAACTAATGGGTGGTTGTCAGTAATTTCTCCAAGTTTGAGATGCCTCCTGTTTTCAGAACCACTGATTCATGCTGTGTCAGACCTTCGCATTCATTGTCTTGTCATCCGCCCACTACCTCCAGAATGGGAAAATATACATAACTTcataatattaacaaaatattaatgacatccccttccccatccctgctGAGTTAGTCAAGGTAAGTAAAAAGGACCATTCGCCAAAGCAGCTCCCAGGAGTTGGAAAGCTGCAGCAATTTCTAGACCTGTGCTCAGTGTCTGGACTTCTGGTGAAGTTCTGAGGGTCTGTGGCATCCAGCTGAAGTCCTTGCTTTTCAAGAAGCCCGATATCTGGGCTCACATGTGAAAAGGGGCATCAGGAGCTCCCTGGGCCCTGCGAAGGCCCACAGATTCATGGGCAGGGGCCAAGAGAGCAGGGTGGTTCAACCTGACCTGGGCCTTGGCTGGCCGGAGCCGCCCGCCACCCCCAACGTGGATGTTGACCGTGGTGGCATAGCTGAGCCTCCGggctgggggcggtgggggctGCAGCTGGGGTGGTGGTGAAGGGGCCCGCGATGCTGGGGCAGAGGAGGACCAGGGACCCCGGGAGGCCAAGGGGGCTTCTCCCCCAGACCCTTGCCGCCGAGCCAGGCTCTGGCTGATGTATGAGGCTGCCAGGTACCTTGAGAGGGCAGCTGCGTTGGGGCCCAGGAGCTGCCGGGTCGGAAGAGGGGGACTATGGGGTGGGGTCAACTCTGAAGACTCTGACCTGGTGACAGGAGAGGCCAAGTAGTGTCCTGGTTTGGACAGAACCATGGTGGTCTGAGCCGGGGTGGAAAACAGGCCCTGAGAGTCCCGAGAGCCTCTCTGCTCAGGCAGGAGTGTCAGGGCTGGACCACGGACGTCGGAGAGGCTCCTCTGCTCCAACGGTGAACGTTTTTGGATCTGAAGGTCTGTGAAGCTTTGTTCCTGAAGCAAAGGTGTAGCAGATGGACCCTGGGTGTCTGGGAGGCCTCCCTGCTTGGGCAGTGGTGGGAGGGCCTGGACTTGGGTGTCTGGGAGGCCTGGTCGCTGGGGCAGAGGTGCAGCAGCTGGAACATTCGAATTCTGGGGCAAAGACAGTGCGGTGCTGGCTGGGAGCTGATGGTCGAGGCAGCATTCGTGTGCAGGCAAGGACGAGGTGCCCAGAAACTGAATGTCTGAGGGGTCTTGGGGCAAAGAAGGCGCAGCGCTGGCTGGGATCTCATGGCTCGGGGGGCCTTCCCAGGCAGCTAGAGGTGAAGCACCCAGAACTGGAATGTCCGGGAGGTCATGTTGTGAGGGCAGTGCAGCGTTGCCTGGGATCGGACGGTCCAGGCTGCTTCCATGTGTAAGCGAGATGTCGACAGCTTGGTTGCCAACACCAGCCAGAAATGGAACATCCCTGGGACCTCCTTGTCTGGTTAACGGGGTATTGCTTGGGCTCTGGCTATGTAGAGGACCTTCTTGCTTGGGCACAGTGGCGGTAGCTAAAACTGTGACGTCAGGACAGCATCTCtgcccaggcagggctgggctggttGGAACTTGGGTGTCCATATGGCCTCTATGCTGAGGCAGAGGAGTGGTAGCTGGATGCTGGACTTCCAGGTGGCCTCCTGGGTCCAGCAGAGCTGTAGCCAGCACCTGCACATCTGGGGGGTCTTCCTGCGGGGGCAAGGCTGTGGTGGATGCAGCCATGCTCTGTATGTTCTGAGGGTCTCCTTGCTCAGGCAGACGCCTAGCAGCTGGTACCCGGATGCCCAGATGGTCTTCCTCCGGCAAACTGGAAACAGAGAGACCCCGGCCACCTGGACAGCCTCCCTGCTTAGACAAAGGTGTGGCAGCTTGAACCCGGGCGGCAGGACCCAGAGGGACAGACTCCTGGGCACAGGTCAGAGGGAAGGCCAGCTCACACACCAGCACGTGtccaaaggcaggcagaggccctgTGTGCACAGAAAGAACGGAGTCAGGACTGAGGTCTCCATGGGGGCCATCTCTGGCAACCACACACCTGGACCTCACCTGGCTCAGCATGCTCTTGGGACAGGCGGGGGGACAACTGGGGCTGGGCCAGAGCACGAGGCCGGCGACGGGGGGCGTTGGCCGATGCCCGGGTCTCGGCCCGCTGCATCTGCTGGATCCGCTCGCTGTAGAGCCGGGCTAACTCTCGCACCCGGGAAGCTGCCCTCTCCGAACTAGGGGCTCCTGCCTTCCCGCTCCCGCTGCCTCCGCCCAGATCCGAATCTTCCAGGATCAGCAATGGCTCTGGGAAACCTGGCCGGGCCAGCTGCCCCTGCTCCAGGGCCCGCCAGGCGCTGCGGATTTCTGAACAAGAGCGGAATTCCAGCTCATCTGGGAATCCCTGATCTTGGGGGACATCCTGGGGCTGGAAGTCTGGGAACGGTTCCCCTTCTTCAggctcctcctgccctgccctgccacctGAGGAGGGTTCCCCCAGTTTTGCTGAGCTGCCTCCGGGGAACAGTTCTCTCCTGGTGGCTACAGCCTCATCGGGCCCTTGCAGAGGTCCCTGGAGCCATGAGTCACAGGGAAGGGCGGGAGTGCTGGCGAGACTAGGAATGTCCGGGACATTAGGTATGGCTGGAGGGCGGGGCATTTCAAAAACACTGGAAATGTCAGAGAGGCTAGGAAGGTGGGGAATCTTGGGAATTTCAGACAGGCCGGGAATTTCAGGGAGGCCGGGTGCGTCTGGACTTTTGCTAAGGCCGGAAACGTCGGTAGTTTCAGCCGCGCTGGAACTTTCGAGCCCTTCCAGGACGTGGAGCGGGGAAGGCCCCCGTTCGTCCATCTctagctcctcctcctcctcctcttctgaagAGTCTCGGCTGGGCAGGGCTCGGAATGTGAGGGTTTCACTGTCGCCTGGCACCTGGGAGTCTCCAGAGAACTTGGGAATGTCGTGGGGGGATGGCGGCAGTGGGCACTGGGGAAGAGGCCAAAGATGTCAGGGCAGGCTGGGCCCCCTGGCCCCCTGGGGCTATTCCCCTCCCAGCTGAGAGCCCCAAGGACACCACGATGTGATGCCCAGCTCACCCCTGGATCCCGGAGGCCTCTTTGGTTCAATAGTTCCAGAATCTCTTCAGTGATGGAGGTCCCAGAGGGCTCCAGCGTGGGGGTTCCAGTGTCCTCCAGATCCTCAGGGGGTCCGGAAGTTGGAACTGGTGGCTGAGGCTCTAAGGGGGGGTAGAGCTCCCCCTCACTGCCAGTATGCTGTGAGCAAGGAGAGAGGATGGAAGGCTGGAGTGAAGGGCCCCATCCCTTTCTCCCAGGCCCAGGAGTACGGGTCCACAGACCCTGTCCTAGGGTGTTTCTTACCTTGAGTCTAGGCTTAGCTGGGGATGGAGagatgataaagagaaaagaatgagatgcGGGAACAAGGTCATTCCTTACAGCTGATGAGCTGCCTGTCACCCTGCACCCATGCCCATGGGACATCCCCTggaaaaagacagacagacagacagatggggcTGGACCCAGCTGGGCTGGGGCAGTCACTTACCGTTTGGTGGAAACATAACGTACGGCTCCTTTACTGGCTCTGGGGAGAGAACACAGTGATGTCAAGGACCCAGCTCTTATCGCATTCTCTAGTCAACTTTTAGGTGGAGGACACTCACCAGACTGTCTACGGCCACGGCGGGTAGCAGAGGGTCCCGGAGATGgagctgggggacagggagaTTAGAAGCCCATGAGGGGCCCAGCTCCAGGCTCCCGAAGAAGGAGGCTGGGGGTACAGTTCCTGGGGGAGAAGCCGGGGTGGGGAGCTCAGGACTCCATCTTTACCTGTGTTCCTTCGTCCAGGGGTGAAACTTCTAGCATCTCGAGGTCGTGGAGACCCAAGTGGGGGTGTCAGGGGCTCTGGAATAGGCTTACTTTTAGGAGCACCTAtggggagaaattggaacctGATAATTGACTTTTCCTCGGGAGTCATGCCTCTACTCCCACATAATCCCAAGGCCCCAACTCACAGTGCAGGCTGTTTTCAAGGAGAACTTGTTTGGCCTGAAAGAGACAACGGTGGGAGTTGCGTGGCAGAGCGCCTGTCTCTGAGCGCCCCGGTCACAGTCCTGTTCATGGGTGCTGTACACATGAGGCACCTCACATGACTTGTGACTGTCAGTAATCCCCCCAACTCCGTGGGGTTAGTGCTGATTCCgccaggtgaggaaacaggcatCAGAGAggttgcccaaagtcacacagcagagaCATGGTGGAGCTGGGCTTTAAACCCAGGCAGCCTAACTCTGCAATTTATGGGTCATGGTCTAAGAGAGTCCCCTACCCTCAGGGTTTTGCAGAGCTATGGTGGGGGGAGGTCCTCCAGCTCGCTCAAGGCCTGTGGACATAGCAGGAGTTGTACCTTGGCAGGGATGGAGGCAGGGTGGTTCTCAAAAAAGAGACGCTGGAGACAGTGAATCCACAGCCTCTTCTCTTCTTGGTTCTTGGCCTGGGGGTGGGACAGGGCAGAGTTGGGAGCCGGGTGTAAGGTCTAGAGGCAGAGGGGAGCCCTGACCACCCAGCACCACCTTGAACCCACCTGGAGAAGGTGCCTGTGTTTGGGAATGGTCAGATCAGACACCTTGAACCCTAGAGGGTCTCGAGGACTCTCGCTCACACTCAGGTTGCAGCActagatggggggaggggtggacagAAAGGGGCAGCAAGCTTAACTCCAGGCCCCCCAGATCCCTAGGCCCTCACCGGCATCCTGCTGGCCTTGCCCCTTATTAAACCTCACCCCTATCCTCGGACTCAAGAAAATGTGGCTCTTTTAACCTGGGCGGTTCCTCCTTTGTAGACCCTGCCACTAGCCCTCCCTGTAGGTACCCAGCTATAGGTATAGGTGATAAACCTTGCTGGGGACATTCTGGCCTCACCCCCAACCCTGAACTCACGAAGATATGGCCTTTGTAGGTGTACTCCGGGCCCCGGCGCTTGGCCACGAGCAGCATCCGTGAGAATAGAAAAAGCAGCCGCTCGCCCCCTCGAAGTCGGGGGCCACCCCCTCCGCCACCTCGGAATGCGCCCTCCAGCACCAGCTCCCCGAAAGCGCTGAGCTCCGGGCCAGTCCAGCCGCCCAGCCGCCGTTGCACTTCCTGCTGGGACCCCATCAGGTGCAAAAGGCACCGAAGTGCACAAGCACCGAGACAGGAAGTGCACACACAACAAGACGGGGGTGTCAGCCACAGGGCTGTGCTGTCCCAGCCAGCGCTCAGAGGCCGATCACCTCCACCAGAGGCCCTCCTGCCCGCTGCCCCCATCCAGCAGCCCCGACACCCCCCCGCCTCCATCTTCCGGGGCTCACCTGGAGGCGCGCCGCATGCTCCTGCTTCCGTTTCATGTCATTGATATACCAGGCAACCGCGGTCATGGACACGATGGCCTCTTCCACCATCTCGCGGCCCCCAGCGCCTGGGCCCTCCGCCCAGTGCTTGCCTAGCTCCTGCGAGGCAGTCCCCAGGCacccagggaggggacagagatgAGAGAGAATGATAAcaacaaagagggagagaaacagaaaagtaggGGCAGAGGTGGTGACCCAGTgaaggacagagagacacaggcagagtCAGAAAGTGGGATCAGCTGGCGCCAGTCCCCACCAGCCACAAGCCCTTGCCCCAACTGCTGTCCCAGCTTCTAGGAACTTGTCCTGGGTCCACCCTCCAGATGTCCCACCAGGGGGTCGCCGGACAGGACCTTGCCCTTGCCCTCCCCGGGCAGCCCCCTGGGGCCACAGCCCACCTGCAGCAACAGATGGTACTTGAGGATCCGCTGAACAGGTTTCAGCAGGAAGCTCTGCAGAGGCAGTGAGTGGCGGAGCTGGGCCTGGCGCTCCTGCAACCACAGGGCTGCGGGTGGGGACAGCGACAGCTCCCGGAGCAGGGCTAGGGAGCTGGGGGTACAGCATAGGTCACGGTTGGGGGGTGGCTGGCAGCCCTGGGttgggggtgctgggaggggatggggagtggTCAGGgttgcaggggctgggggcagtcAAGGGCAGCTTAGGGAGAGATCAGTTACTGTCCTGGTCTGGTAGGGGTTGGAGCTGGATGGGTCGAGGTGAGGGAGACCGGCTGACACAGCAACTCAGGGGGCAAGGCCTGGGGCCCGGCAGGAGCTCCTCACCCCTCACCTCGGGTAGTTCATGCAGTACAGCGTGTAGATGTCAAAATCCTCACTCTGCAGGTGACACAAGAGTCAGGGAGACCCAAGGTCCCAAATCCCGAGGGCCTCCCTCCTGCCTAGCCCAGGCCTGCTCCCGCTGCCCCCCTGCCTCCCGCTCCGCCCCAGGCCTCATCCCAGACTGAGCGCCCTCACCCTGACTCACCCTCTGCACAAAGCACTCAGCAATGCCCCCCGCGCTGCTGCTGCCCTCCAGGTCCTCCAGGAGCTCActgtgagggagagagggtggtgaGGGGCTGCCCCATCCGCGAACCCCCCTGTGGGAGGACTCCAAGAGGCTGGGGCCTTGGTGGGGGCCAGGGTCTCTCAAGGGGTCACCACACCCAAAGGAAGTCTTCTTGCTGTGACACAGCAAGCTGCTCAGACTTTGTCCGTGGACAGCATCCTATTCCTCCGCTTGAAACACtgtcacaggggtgcctgggtggctcagtgggttaagccgctgccttcggctcaggtcatgatctcagggtcctgggatcgagtcccgcatcgggctctctgctcagcagggagcctgcttcccttcctctctctctgcctgcctctctgcctacttgtgatctctctctgtcaaataaataaataaaatcttaaaaaaaaaaaagaaaagaaaagaaaagaaacactgtcACAGCTGCCATGgacctggggtgggagtggggattTTGTGAAATGACCCAGGGAGAGGGGTGTCATGACCCTCAGGGCTGCGATGAGCTTAAGATCCTGTTGCGGTTCTTGGCATGCCTTCTCAGATCTCCTGCAATCATCCGCAGATCTCATGAAGACACTCAGAGGGGTCAGGATCCTTGGACCCCAGCATCCTCCTTCCTGGGTCCTGGCCAACCATCTGGTCTATCTGGGGCTGAGGGGGTTCCCAGGCCGAGATGGTCGCACGAATGCTCACACTGGCATGATCTTCGGGCCCCACGTGAGCCCTGGATTCATCGTGATCCCACATCTGACACAGCACTGAGACACATCTCAGGATTTAGGCCTCCTTGGGGTCCTCAAGCTCCCATCTACCTCACCCTCCATCACTCTGGTTCCTTGCTTCCCATCATGATCCCTGCCCCAAGTCACCACACCCAGGTACCAGCCTGGACAAGGCATTATGGGGCTCCAAGGTCTGGGTTAGGATACAGCCCACCATCCCTGACCCTACCCACTGGTACCCGTGCCCAATCCCTCCCACCTCTGACCTGCTGAACTCGTAGATGTCCTCGATGTTGGCAAATAGCATGCCCACCTGCTCCGCACTCAGCCCTAGGACCCCACCATCCATCAGAGGGGCCAGGTAGTCCTGCGGGGATGACTGGGGTTATAGGTGCGGAGGGCTGGCCTGGGTTCCTATTGTGCTCAGGTGCCGGCTGGCCTCACCTCCACGATGCTACGAAGGTCCCGGACGTAGGCCCGCTCTGTCTCCACGATCTCTCGAACCACTCGCTCCAGCCTCGAGGGTTTGGCCAAACCCGGGGTTCCCACGGGTGACAGATGCAGGCGGATGGGGGGCCCTGGAAGGGGCTCTGGCCTGGACGCTGAGCAGACTGGGGTGGGCCCTGGAGCCGGGTCCCCCTCAGAGCCCACCGTGCTCAGGGATGTGGAGCTCCCAGAACCTCGGGGGGAGGCCATGGCAGGGGTTGCAGGACCTGCTGGGAGTGTGGAGCAGGAGATCAGGGGGTGTCCCCACCTGAGTGAGTGCTCTCAGCTCTACACTCATCCACACCACATCACTATCTTTCCCCAGGACTCCAGTCTCCTCTCCCCATTGCGCTGCCCCAGTCCTGGCCAGTCCTCTCCCATCAGGGTCTCCTCTGGGCTTCGGCTTCCACTCTTCTAGTCCACCTCCATGTGTCAGCCTGGGAGATCTTTATTAATCTGCCCATTTGACCCTGTCACTTCAAGCGCTCGAGTCCTTCACGTCCTCGGGATAAAGTCCAAACTCTCAGATCCACAGGGCCCTATGCAACGTGGCCATTCGAGACCTTTCCAATCTGCTCTCTTTCCATAACCATACCACTTCTCACACTCCAGACTCCAGTCCTATTTGCCTTTCAGTTACTCAAGAAAAACCAGCCTCTCTTGCCTCTGCACACACTGTCCCCTCAGCATGGAATactcttccttgctttttccaacTCATTCCCCCTCATCTTTCAATTCTGTTTAGATGTCTCCTCTTCCTTGAAGCCGGTCCCCTCCTCCATGAAGCCATCCCAGGCTGGGCTCCCACAGTGAGGGGATGGGGCTTTTCCACCACTCCCCACAACCCTGTCTCAGCCCTGACCATTCTACCACAGGTTTTCCCCTCTGGACTGTCAGCATCTGGGGATGGTTCCATCTGCCCTAGGCGACCTGGAGCTCTGTGTAGGCAGGGCTGGGATTGTATTGATCACTTGTGTTGCCAGCACTGCGCAGCACTGAGGCCAGCCATAGAGGTCCTCACAGTGCCTGGCCTACAGGACCCAATGCCCAGCAGACCCCACCCTCTCTTGCACGCTCACCTGTCTGGCTCTCACACACAGCTGCGCAGTCACACACTTCACCTGTGGGGCCACGGCCAAGGCTAGGGCTGGGTTTGGACAGGTTCGGTCCACGGGCTCCCTCGGGCatggctgagtggctcagcgCCTGCTGCAGAGAGATCCCCTTCTTGGATATCAAGACCCCATCAGCCTCCCCACACTGGCCACACTCACAGATTAGGCCAGAGAATTGGGAACCCGGTCTAAACCCAGGAGGGACCCCCTAAGAGTAACTAAGGAGGCAGACGGAAGCACGGTGACAGAAACAGGGGCACAAGCGGCgataacacagagaaaaagatggaaaggtTGAGACAAAGAAGACTGAAGCTGGGATTCTGGTCTGTCTGGGGCTGGAGGCTCAGGGATCCTGGGAACGTTTGGCTGGAGCCGAGGgcgaggggcagggctgggaaaaGCCGTGGGCGGGAGGCCGCGGGGTCCCAGGGGAGGGCGGAGGAGGCTGGGGGACCGGATGCCAGGGTCCTGCAGACGGCTCCCTCCCCCGCCCAGGGCTGCGAGTTGGGGCGCTGGCCATGAGCCCTCAACACACCTCCCCTCAACCTCCCAGCCAGTCCCTCCGCGATCCGCTTACTGCCCCCACCACCGCGCCGGGTCCCCAGcgcctccccacacccctccagaCCCAAACTCCCGCTGGCGCCTCCGCTCGCCCCCCGCCGGCACGCCCCCTCATTGTTCAGCGGCTGTggcgccgccccctcccccagcccgtcGGGGCCCCTCGCCTCCCTCCCTCACCGCCCAGGGAGTCTCCAGCCCAGAACCGAGGTTGCTCGATTCTTATTCGACCCTAGTACGGTCCTCGGGGAGCCGCAAGGCCGGACTCCTGGGTCTCTGCAAGTTAGGGGCGTGAACTTCGGGTTCTCAGGCTCCGGGAACCACAATCCGGGGTCTCTCGGAAAGGGATGTAGCAGTCCGAATTTCTTGGTCCTCTAAATGAGGGATGCTGGGAGTCCCGACACTTAGCTCTTAGATGGGGCGCTGGAGACCCAAATTCCTGAGTCTTCCAGATAGGGCCGTGGGGCGACCGGATTCCTGAGTTCCCCTAACTCTTGGAGCAGATATTAAACCATCTCCAGGCGGGAGCGCAGGGGAGTCCCAAATTCCTGGGTCCCCTTGAAGTGGTGGGCGTTTCAGCCCCAAACAAACTGGCTGGGGCGCTAGGAGTCCGTATGCCAAGTTCGGATATCTGGACTCGAATATCTGGGAACCCTTGGAGGTAATCACCGGTCTGGGATCCCAACTTCTTTAACCAGGGCGCAGGAAACTCGGCCTCCAGGATCGCGCGGAGTGATGTCCCGGACTCCCGGCTCCTCCAGGAGGGGGCGCTGGGCACCTGGATATTTGGGTTCCTTTAGCCTGCGCTTTGGGGTCTCTCAGGGCGCGGTACAGACTCGCTACTCCGGAGTCCACGACTTTGGACCCCTCAAGGCTCTGGGATGAGTACCGCTGGGCTTTGGCGGCGGCGGTGCGACAACTGTGGCGGGAGAGTCCGGTCTCAGCTGTGAGGCGGGGGGCGGTCGCCGggaccttcccctccccccaccagccacCCGGGCTCATATCCTGTTCCCGCCcgcgggggggaggggctgccttcCGGCCAGGCAGCCTTTAAAGGGTTAAGCCCCACCCTTGTATCTGAATATTCATGAGAAGGCGAGTCCCGGGCAGGCTACGCCTCCACATTCCTAACGTCTCTG
The DNA window shown above is from Mustela nigripes isolate SB6536 chromosome 17, MUSNIG.SB6536, whole genome shotgun sequence and carries:
- the PLEKHG2 gene encoding pleckstrin homology domain-containing family G member 2 isoform X1; this translates as MPEGARGPNLSKPSPSLGRGPTGEVCDCAAVCESQTGPATPAMASPRGSGSSTSLSTVGSEGDPAPGPTPVCSASRPEPLPGPPIRLHLSPVGTPGLAKPSRLERVVREIVETERAYVRDLRSIVEDYLAPLMDGGVLGLSAEQVGMLFANIEDIYEFSSELLEDLEGSSSAGGIAECFVQRSEDFDIYTLYCMNYPSSLALLRELSLSPPAALWLQERQAQLRHSLPLQSFLLKPVQRILKYHLLLQELGKHWAEGPGAGGREMVEEAIVSMTAVAWYINDMKRKQEHAARLQEVQRRLGGWTGPELSAFGELVLEGAFRGGGGGGPRLRGGERLLFLFSRMLLVAKRRGPEYTYKGHIFCCNLSVSESPRDPLGFKVSDLTIPKHRHLLQAKNQEEKRLWIHCLQRLFFENHPASIPAKAKQVLLENSLHCAPKSKPIPEPLTPPLGSPRPRDARSFTPGRRNTAPSPGPSATRRGRRQSEPVKEPYVMFPPNAKPRLKHTGSEGELYPPLEPQPPVPTSGPPEDLEDTGTPTLEPSGTSITEEILELLNQRGLRDPGCPLPPSPHDIPKFSGDSQVPGDSETLTFRALPSRDSSEEEEEEELEMDERGPSPLHVLEGLESSSAAETTDVSGLSKSPDAPGLPEIPGLSEIPKIPHLPSLSDISSVFEMPRPPAIPNVPDIPSLASTPALPCDSWLQGPLQGPDEAVATRRELFPGGSSAKLGEPSSGGRAGQEEPEEGEPFPDFQPQDVPQDQGFPDELEFRSCSEIRSAWRALEQGQLARPGFPEPLLILEDSDLGGGSGSGKAGAPSSERAASRVRELARLYSERIQQMQRAETRASANAPRRRPRALAQPQLSPRLSQEHAEPGPLPAFGHVLVCELAFPLTCAQESVPLGPAARVQAATPLSKQGGCPGGRGLSVSSLPEEDHLGIRVPAARRLPEQGDPQNIQSMAASTTALPPQEDPPDVQVLATALLDPGGHLEVQHPATTPLPQHRGHMDTQVPTSPALPGQRCCPDVTVLATATVPKQEGPLHSQSPSNTPLTRQGGPRDVPFLAGVGNQAVDISLTHGSSLDRPIPGNAALPSQHDLPDIPVLGASPLAAWEGPPSHEIPASAAPSLPQDPSDIQFLGTSSLPAHECCLDHQLPASTALSLPQNSNVPAAAPLPQRPGLPDTQVQALPPLPKQGGLPDTQGPSATPLLQEQSFTDLQIQKRSPLEQRSLSDVRGPALTLLPEQRGSRDSQGLFSTPAQTTMVLSKPGHYLASPVTRSESSELTPPHSPPLPTRQLLGPNAAALSRYLAASYISQSLARRQGSGGEAPLASRGPWSSSAPASRAPSPPPQLQPPPPPARRLSYATTVNIHVGGGGRLRPAKAQVRLNHPALLAPAHESVGLRRAQGAPDAPFHM
- the PLEKHG2 gene encoding pleckstrin homology domain-containing family G member 2 isoform X2, with translation MPEGARGPNLSKPSPSLGRGPTGPATPAMASPRGSGSSTSLSTVGSEGDPAPGPTPVCSASRPEPLPGPPIRLHLSPVGTPGLAKPSRLERVVREIVETERAYVRDLRSIVEDYLAPLMDGGVLGLSAEQVGMLFANIEDIYEFSSELLEDLEGSSSAGGIAECFVQRSEDFDIYTLYCMNYPSSLALLRELSLSPPAALWLQERQAQLRHSLPLQSFLLKPVQRILKYHLLLQELGKHWAEGPGAGGREMVEEAIVSMTAVAWYINDMKRKQEHAARLQEVQRRLGGWTGPELSAFGELVLEGAFRGGGGGGPRLRGGERLLFLFSRMLLVAKRRGPEYTYKGHIFCCNLSVSESPRDPLGFKVSDLTIPKHRHLLQAKNQEEKRLWIHCLQRLFFENHPASIPAKAKQVLLENSLHCAPKSKPIPEPLTPPLGSPRPRDARSFTPGRRNTAPSPGPSATRRGRRQSEPVKEPYVMFPPNAKPRLKHTGSEGELYPPLEPQPPVPTSGPPEDLEDTGTPTLEPSGTSITEEILELLNQRGLRDPGCPLPPSPHDIPKFSGDSQVPGDSETLTFRALPSRDSSEEEEEEELEMDERGPSPLHVLEGLESSSAAETTDVSGLSKSPDAPGLPEIPGLSEIPKIPHLPSLSDISSVFEMPRPPAIPNVPDIPSLASTPALPCDSWLQGPLQGPDEAVATRRELFPGGSSAKLGEPSSGGRAGQEEPEEGEPFPDFQPQDVPQDQGFPDELEFRSCSEIRSAWRALEQGQLARPGFPEPLLILEDSDLGGGSGSGKAGAPSSERAASRVRELARLYSERIQQMQRAETRASANAPRRRPRALAQPQLSPRLSQEHAEPGPLPAFGHVLVCELAFPLTCAQESVPLGPAARVQAATPLSKQGGCPGGRGLSVSSLPEEDHLGIRVPAARRLPEQGDPQNIQSMAASTTALPPQEDPPDVQVLATALLDPGGHLEVQHPATTPLPQHRGHMDTQVPTSPALPGQRCCPDVTVLATATVPKQEGPLHSQSPSNTPLTRQGGPRDVPFLAGVGNQAVDISLTHGSSLDRPIPGNAALPSQHDLPDIPVLGASPLAAWEGPPSHEIPASAAPSLPQDPSDIQFLGTSSLPAHECCLDHQLPASTALSLPQNSNVPAAAPLPQRPGLPDTQVQALPPLPKQGGLPDTQGPSATPLLQEQSFTDLQIQKRSPLEQRSLSDVRGPALTLLPEQRGSRDSQGLFSTPAQTTMVLSKPGHYLASPVTRSESSELTPPHSPPLPTRQLLGPNAAALSRYLAASYISQSLARRQGSGGEAPLASRGPWSSSAPASRAPSPPPQLQPPPPPARRLSYATTVNIHVGGGGRLRPAKAQVRLNHPALLAPAHESVGLRRAQGAPDAPFHM
- the PLEKHG2 gene encoding pleckstrin homology domain-containing family G member 2 isoform X3 yields the protein MPEGARGPNLSKPSPSLGRGPTGEVCDCAAVCESQTGPATPAMASPRGSGSSTSLSTVGSEGDPAPGPTPVCSASRPEPLPGPPIRLHLSPVGTPGLAKPSRLERVVREIVETERAYVRDLRSIVEDYLAPLMDGGVLGLSAEQVGMLFANIEDIYEFSSELLEDLEGSSSAGGIAECFVQRSEDFDIYTLYCMNYPSSLALLRELSLSPPAALWLQERQAQLRHSLPLQSFLLKPVQRILKYHLLLQELGKHWAEGPGAGGREMVEEAIVSMTAVAWYINDMKRKQEHAARLQEVQRRLGGWTGPELSAFGELVLEGAFRGGGGGGPRLRGGERLLFLFSRMLLVAKRRGPEYTYKGHIFCCNLSVSESPRDPLGFKVSDLTIPKHRHLLQAKNQEEKRLWIHCLQRLFFENHPASIPAKAKQVLLENSLHCAPKSKPIPEPLTPPLGSPRPRDARSFTPGRRNTAPSPGPSATRRGRRQSEPVKEPYVMFPPNAKPRLKHTGSEGELYPPLEPQPPVPTSGPPEDLEDTGTPTLEPSGTSITEEILELLNQRGLRDPGCPLPPSPHDIPKFSGDSQVPGDSETLTFRALPSRDSSEEEEEEELEMDERGPSPLHVLEGLESSSAAETTDVSGLSKSPDAPGLPEIPGLSEIPKIPHLPSLSDISSVFEMPRPPAIPNVPDIPSLASTPALPCDSWLQGPLQGPDEAVATRRELFPGGSSAKLGEPSSGGRAGQEEPEEGEPFPDFQPQDVPQDQGFPDELEFRSCSEIRSAWRALEQGQLARPGFPEPLLILEDSDLGGGSGSGKAGAPSSERAASRVRELARLYSERIQQMQRAETRASANAPRRRPRALAQPQLSPRLSQEHAEPGPLPAFGHVLVCELAFPLTCAQESVPLGPAARVQAATPLSKQGGCPGGRGLSVSSLPEEDHLGIRVPAARRLPEQGDPQNIQSMAASTTALPPQEDPPDVQVLATALLDPGGHLEVQHPATTPLPQHRGHMDTQVPTSPALPGQRCCPDVTVLATATVPKQEGPLHSQSPSNTPLTRQGGPRDVPFLAGVGNQAVDISLTHGSSLDRPIPGNAALPSQHDLPDIPVLGASPLAAWEGPPSHEIPASAAPSLPQDPSDIQFLGTSSLPAHECCLDHQLPASTALSLPQNSNVPAAAPLPQRPGLPDTQVQALPPLPKQGGLPDTQGPSATPLLQEQSFTDLQIQKRSPLEQRSLSDVRGPALTLLPEQRGSRDSQGLFSTPAQTTMVLSKPGHYLASPVTSGKWTEKGQTHKDTPHNQ